AGGGGGAATGGAGCTAGTGTTGCTCGAATTGTTCCCTATGCAGCTTTGCATTTTATGGCATATGAACAATATCGACGGTGGATCATTCTAGGTTTTCCCAATATTGGAAAAGGTCCTGTACTTGATCTTATTTCAGGGTCGATAGCGGGAGGAACTGCAGTTATTTTTACTTACCCTCTTGATTTAGTACGTACAAAGCTGGCATATCAGGTATTAAACCATTAGTTAAGAGTTTTAAttcttttcctccttttttttttttgtatatcctCTTAACAATCTTGACCATGAAATTTCCTGGCCATATAGAAATATGATTTATCTATGTTTGCTTACAGAAAAAAAATGCACCTGTTTGAAGTCTGAGGTCTAGGTCCATCGTGTCAAGCTTCACACTGTCTTCCTGTTTATTTTAGTCTTTCTAAGCACATTATACATCTGAATTGGTTTTTGGAATTTTTACAGGTTGTAGGATCATCAAGGCTGAAAAATAGAGGACCTTATCACTCCTCTGAACAGGTTTATCGGGGGATCCTTGATTGTATTTTGAAGATGTACAGAAAGAATGGCTTAAGAGGCCTATATCGTGGTGTACGTATGTGTTACTCGACagatgttttctttttctttcaactTCATATGTGGATTTACCTAATTGTATCGAAGTACACAAAATGTATTTCAGAAGTCCTTgagttatgaaatatttatgttgTACTTTGTTAATTATCAGAAGTCCTGATGATGGTTAATTATCAGGACTATGTTGTACTttgttatgaaatatttatgaaaaaTGTACTGTATGTTTTTTATATAATGAACAACTAGTGGGAAAAGTTTTGTGTAAGAGGATCACATTTGGGGTTGTTTAGACATTTACTATTATTTTGGTGCCTTATAAATGAGGAAGAGCTATTTGCTATTCTTTTCTTGATAGGGTTGAGGATTGAGGGAGAAGGGGCATTTATCTGAAATGTCCCATTAGTGTAACATAATAGCATGATTAGATATTGAAAAGGCTCGTGATACATGAGGATTCGACTATATATTTCCTTATTCTGTTTGGTATAGTAATTAAATTTAGTGCCGTCTATGAGAGTTGATGGAGGGAACTAGGAATAACTTGATGTACGAGAAATTGTATTTTTCTTTAGAAAGCACTGTAATGGAAATATCCTAAAGAGAAGAGGCAAACAATGGTCATCTGGTATCTTATTCCTGATACCGAGTTCTTTTTAACATGTATGACTTGTCCATTGTATTGGAGTCAGTTTTATTCACCTTAGCTAACATTAGATCAGTGAAACCATACACGTTGAGATTTTCTTGTATGCAGTTGATTTGTTAaggtaaatatatatttaaatttattctaTTACATGTATTTTCATGCCTTCTTGATAATGTTATATGTCCTCGACTCTCTGAATCCATGGATTATTGAAGGTGTGACCTCCCTATTGCCCTCAGCCCAGGTTGCTAAGGCTTGGAACTAATTTTTCTTGTGTCAACTGTACCTATTTATTTTGACACATTGGGTTAGGGCATTCAGTTCTGTTTCCGTTTGTTATTCAGAAATCTCGAGAGAGCTGGATATGTTGGAGATATTATTTTATCGGGGTGTACACCATCATTATACCTTTTATCTATACTACTGAAGATTCCTCTGTCATCCTCATCCATGAATGTAGGTCCACTGACTGGACCCTGCAAATCTTTGCGGACTGCCATGTGATTGCTCTCTCTTTGCCTACACAATTTTCTTCCACATCCCATTTGTTTGAGCCTTGTTTCATAATTTTTCTATGATAGTCTCTCATCCTTTTGATTGCTGTATAATGAAGATAGTAATTCTTTAGTGTCTTCTAGATGTTTTTGTTTAAACAACCATGTCATGACATCCTAATTATTCCTACATTGAAAGTCATACACTGCAGGATTGCCACAAAAACAGTGAAGGAGACTATTTCCCATCATATACTATAGAGCCAGAATCCTAGTTATATAACGTGAAACCAAAGCTACCAACCAAAATATATAGCAAAATAAAGACATATAGTATAGTGGTCGTCTATCTGGATTCTATTTTATCCCTTGTTCTTGGACTATATTTAGTGAAGATTAATAGATCTAGTACAAGTATTGATAGGTGAAGTGCTGTGAACTGGATTTGCTTGAATGAGTTATAGTGTTTCTAAGATTGGCCATGGTTAAAAATTATTTCCATAGTCATTAATATGGACTTAAACTTTTATACTAATTGTTAATTGATCCTTTTGCACTTCTCTTTTTCTGATCAGGTCCATCATTATATGGAATCTTCCCTTATTCTGGTCTCAAGTTTTATTTTTATGAGGAGTTGAAGATGCATGTTCCTGAAGAGCATAAAAAGGATGTAGTTGTGAAGCTTGCATGTGGATCAGTTGCTGGTTTATTGGGGCAAACGATAACATACCCCCTTGATGTTGTTAGACGACAAATGCAGGTATCTTGCTCAGTAGTTTACTTGTTGAACATTACAAGCAAGAAAAATGGAAATGTTACAAACCAAAACACCATCCAGGTACAAGCCCTCTCAACATCTAACAATGAAGTGGGGAAGGGAACATTTGAAACCCTTGTTATGATAATCCGAACTCAGGGATGGAAACAACTATTTTCTGGTCTGAGCATCAATTATTTGAAGGTCAATTCTTTTTCTGATCATTTATCTAATGAGCATCACATATCATTTGATCAGTGTTATATCAACTCTCCTGTGTCTGCGTCAATAAGATTAATTCACTTAACGCATTGTGCAAATGCTGCATCTTAATCACCTTCTTGGAACTTCAAAAGTGTTAATGAACCAATGTTTGTGCCTTATGGAGAGAAACTGCGTAGAATtgattttttcccttttttcttcTACATTTGTGTACACTGTAATCTTGGGATCTGTTTAGCTTTGGAACATCGTTTTGCTTCATCTCTCTATCTTGATTAACTATATTCTCATATTGCTAAAAAACTATATCCTTCTTTTCTAGGTTGCACCTTCTGTGGCAATAGGATTTACAGTTTACGATGCCATGAAGTCATGGCTTAAGGTCCCATCCCGAGATGAAGCGGCTGTCATTATAGTACGGGCCGAGAATAAGAGTAACCATTCATCATCCCTTCACTCAGGCTgatgaatacttgaaatcacaaaGGCCTGCTTTGCTGTGCATATCTTGCTTCTGGTGCAGCTGCTTGCTGATTCTATACGTACAGTATAACCTCACAAAGTTGTACATCTTCATTTGTTCAGTTctgatctttttatttttaaagttcAGCATAGATATCTCATATGATGCTGGTAAATAATCCTTCAATGAGCTTATGCGGCTGAAGGTAATGAGCATCGGACaatttatttttcggacgttacccACACAGGGTAACAAAATATTGAAGCAAGCAATTCCCTTGTATTCCTACAGTTGAGGCATTTCAGTCCCCCATGTATTGAATTGGTGATTCCTGACATTAATTACATCATACTTGGGTTACTAACACACACATCTGTGTACATCATTATCAGAATGAATGCCTTTGCTATTTGGAGCAGTTGGAGGTCAGATACTTATTGCTCATGGTGGGGTTTGCACGATGAGCAATTGTAACGATAATTCTCTTCGGTGTACAAATTTTCACTGGCAGGGAAGTATTGTTGGATTTGTTTGTTTACTCGATGGCGCTCTTTTATACTCGTTTATTTTGCAATCAACTCAATCTGTGAAGCTGACTCCAACTCAGTCTCAAGCTTAAATGTTCCTGCTTCTTGTTCCGTCTGTTATCGAGTCTCAATCTGTGTGAAATATTCCTGCAATCTCATGGTTACTTGTTGTAGGTTTGGAAcagtgagtgagtgagtgagtgatGCAGGCTTGGCACACCGTGTGACTTCCTTCTCGGTGCGTGATCTCTTCAACTACTCCATAGCTCTCCAGCTGCAGGTGTCTACTCTTCAACTCATGTCTCTATTTAATCCAAGGTAGCAGTACcagtcattttttttgtttttgtttttgttttcctaaGGTACTTGTCATCGGCCGGAGATGAGATTCCAAGGGCTGCGCGTGTCACATGTCTCCCAAGGTGCCTTCACAGGTTTCCTGTGCTTGGGCCTCTCGAAACCAAAGCAAGGCCGCCTCCTCCCACTGCCATCGCCATCGACAACAACTACTCGTTTGGAGAGATGTGTGAGACTTCTGTGCAGGTGATGGCAGCGCTTAGACTATACTCATACACGGAACTTAGCCAAGGATAGAGAGAGAAACACGATCCAGCCATTCGATTCAAATGAAGGAGTGCAATAGAAGAGAGAGGAAAAGAGAAAAGAGGGCAGCCGGTCTCACGAGGAGGAGGCCATAGCCACCGCCGCAAGCTTCTGCAGGTTGAGcttgacgacgacgtcggtgaaCATCTTGGTGTCCTCCTCCGTGTTCCCCTCCGGCACGTCCACCACGTACGACTCCAGCACCACGGTGTAGGCCTTCCCCTCCTTGTGGAACTCGGTGACAGAGGTGACGGACCGGTAGTTCCTGAGCCGGTGCTCCCCGCCCATGACGCGGAAGCTGAGGATGTGGCGGTCGTCGTCCAGGATCTCCAGCCGCTCCACGCTGGTCGACGCCGGCAGGCCCGACACGACGGTGACCTCCCTGACGCTACCCACCCCGCCGTCGCCATGGACGACGTTGCAGCTCTTGATGAAGTGCTTGTAGCGCTGTGGCCTGTCGAAGCTCCGGACGACGGGCCAGATGGCGCGCAGCGGCGCGTCGATGTGCTGCGTGATGAGCGAGGTGCACGTCCCCGGCGCGGGGGGGAAGGTGTGATGCGCTTGGATCACCGGCTCCAGCTCTGCCATCTCCTCCTGGGTCAACCCCTGGGAAGGAGGGTGGTGATGAGGCtccatgactctctctctctctcggtcacAGCAAAACCAAGCAACTCGAGTACTGAGAAGAGAGGTGGAAGCGtggcaccatatatatatataatgtaatgtCTTTGCACGAGACATGCGTattggactaattacatattataccTTTTTAGTATCTCAATTTagacttcaaaattttatattaaaatttttaaaattatgaaagtgattttatttttaaaattttactaaTAGAGATACAAAAATAATAGACAAAAAGATAACTTTAACATATCAGTTATATTTTTTACGATGGTAGATAGGGGTGTCGTTGGTATAGAGGTTGATATTCATAATAGTAAGTAGCTATTATGAATGTAGACGAAGAGCGACAATAAGAGATGAAGTGATGATATAGAGGTTGATATTCTACATCTGCGTTGATGTCGACACAAATGTGATAAAATGGTTGCTTAGCATATGCATCGACACCGACGCAGATGTTGAGCGACATCGTCATTCCCTACATTGTTGTTAGCATCGACACAGATATAAAGCGATGAAAGGATCGCTCGGCACTGTATCGAGCAGTCCTTTCGTTGCGTGTCAACCTAAATGCAGAGCGTCGATACTTGCATTATCGTCTCACCTTTTATCATCACTCTTCCTCATCCATAATAGTCACCCGTGACCCAATAGCGTAACTAAGACATTGATATTACTTTTTTGCCTATTGTTTTCGTATTTTATTGATAAAACCAATGACGTTAGAGTAAATAgaactagatattttatttttataattatataaaatttttaattataaagatgaagatactaaaaaaatctaactatataaaataatataaatatgtaattaacccaaaGTGGCTCAAGTTTTGTATGGTGGCGAAGAAAACACGACACCAACTGGCTCATGTCATATATTGGATAGGTCTTCAGATGGCTGTATGAAGCAGTGATGAGTCTCTTACGATAGGGCAAAGGCAGCGGAGTAGATTCGCAAGCAGGTCATTTGAATGGCCCACAACAGTTGCATGTTCTATGggctaactctctctctctctctctctctctctctctcagaggttGCATCCACTACTGACAACACTTGGTTTCTGAAGAAGCCCTCGGTGATTGGCTGATCTCCCTAAACTCTTTATAGGTCAAATCAGAATAAAGCCATCTTCTCGGACGTGTTGGCTTCAAACATACGGAGAGGCGTCTCTTTCGCAGCTGCGGTTCTCATCTCGAGGGCTCGTCACGCTCCACCACCTTCTTTGCGAGATCAAAGCTAATCTACCTCAGCTCAAGTCATCATCCACGATCAAGTAGCATAAACCATGCAGACTGCCTTTGCACAGCACATACCGCCCGTGTACTGAAAAAGAGGTCGCCTCGCCAAAGTTATATGAGGTCTCCCCGCTGCATAAACGCCAACTACGATTCCGCTGCTCTGAGGCGATAGCACGAAAAGCTTTGGAAGAGCAGGAATACCGACTGAAACACCATCATCAAAACGAGGACGGGAATTGACCTTGGAAATAATCTCTATACGtctgcttcttggatatgatctcGATACAGTCTCTTCATCTTCCTTGAGCCCAACCAGAATTGAATTAGGTTGACCTCCCCTGCCCTACGTCGACGACTTGGACATATTTCGAGGCTGATTTCTCTGTTCCTCTTGCCTGTTGAGGTACTTCCAACTCCTGTCTTGCTATTGGATGCGTCTGCATACAACACGAaccaaattttcttttaagaattcAACCCGCAAAACAGTATATATGCTGCACCAAATCAACATTCTCTTCTACAGTTTGTCTAAATGAATACATTTGGGTATTATGCCATTTCTCTCAACCGTCCTATATATCACCCCAACTAAACATACATTTCAAAAGCACTTTACACCAAAATCTGCACTGGCATAGGATGAATGCCATCCCATCAAGCGCCAGCCAACCTCCAAACCCGAATgagagccttctgccgtccagatGAGAGGCAATTCAGGGGGGATCCCATTTTATGATATTGAAATTTCATATGGATCTTGAGGTAACATGGATCTCGACTCAATTCATTAATGAGCTAGTGGACCAAAGTCGCTATTCTAGCTCCATCATGCATTCTTGTGAATTCCTTGTCACAAATCATGAGAACCCTGAATCATCAAAGCTATGCGCTTATTTGCACTATCAGAACGAAGGCAATCACCTTTATACCCTAACTGCACATGGAACTGGATTATTACCATCAACCGGAACACCAAAAACATCCAACAATGGCAGCGGTCAATGAAATGACTTCATTACCTCACTGCTATCAGAGTTGAACCACCGCAGCAAAACTCCAAGATGAACCACTGCAGGGATCAGCTTGAACAACAATGGAGTGGTCACCTGAAAAATATGTGAAGTTGCTTGAAgccaaaaataaaagaagaagaaaacatgaGATTTTTAGCATGGCATGTGTAACAAGGACGCTTTAGGACACCCATCTCAAGCAAAGAATAATTGTCAATTTAAAGGTCAGGTGAAAGATATGAAGGGAGAAGCCCTATACTCAAGTAATATGTCATTAGCAGTAGCTAACAGGCAGTTGTTCTATTTAATTACCACATTCCAAAGGATAAACTTCTTAAGAACTACATACCAAGCTAAGTGCAGTCGTCCCCAAAAGTAAGAGATACAGTTTACCCTGTCAAAAGCAAAAAAACAATCTTATGGTCACATGA
This DNA window, taken from Musa acuminata AAA Group cultivar baxijiao chromosome BXJ3-7, Cavendish_Baxijiao_AAA, whole genome shotgun sequence, encodes the following:
- the LOC135643245 gene encoding mitochondrial carrier protein CoAc2-like, whose product is MAEERGRKMATAAEENWRGGGVPLIVKELVAGGVAGGVSKTAVAPLERVKILFQTRRAEFHSVGLLGSFRKILQTEGLLGFYRGNGASVARIVPYAALHFMAYEQYRRWIILGFPNIGKGPVLDLISGSIAGGTAVIFTYPLDLVRTKLAYQVVGSSRLKNRGPYHSSEQVYRGILDCILKMYRKNGLRGLYRGVRPSLYGIFPYSGLKFYFYEELKMHVPEEHKKDVVVKLACGSVAGLLGQTITYPLDVVRRQMQVQALSTSNNEVGKGTFETLVMIIRTQGWKQLFSGLSINYLKVAPSVAIGFTVYDAMKSWLKVPSRDEAAVIIVRAENKSNHSSSLHSG
- the LOC135643246 gene encoding abscisic acid receptor PYL9-like, whose product is MEPHHHPPSQGLTQEEMAELEPVIQAHHTFPPAPGTCTSLITQHIDAPLRAIWPVVRSFDRPQRYKHFIKSCNVVHGDGGVGSVREVTVVSGLPASTSVERLEILDDDRHILSFRVMGGEHRLRNYRSVTSVTEFHKEGKAYTVVLESYVVDVPEGNTEEDTKMFTDVVVKLNLQKLAAVAMASSS